Within bacterium, the genomic segment TCATCTACGCCTGCAATCACTTATAGGTTTTTACTTCCAGCGCCCTCTTTCCCTTTCTTTCCTTAAGATAATAAAGCTTTGCCCTCCTTACCCTTCCCCTTTTTTTGACTTTTATCTTTGCAATTACAGGAGAGTGCAAGGGAAATATCCTCTCAATTCCAATGCCATATGATATCTTTCTAACCGTAAATGTTTTTCCTACCCCTTCTCCCCTTTTTGCAATAACAATGCCTGTGAAATGCTGAATTCTTTCTTTATCCCCTTCCTTTATCTTAAGAGAAACCTCAACCTCATCCCCAGCATTAAATTTAGGAAGCTTTTTTATAACACCTTTTTCTATACCCTCAATCTTCATTTAACAAATCAGGCCTCCTTTCCCTTGTTAATTCCTTTGCTTTTTCCTTTCTCCATTCCTCTATTTTTTTATGGTCTCCTGATAAAAGAATATCGGGAACCCTCATTCCCCTAAATTCATAAGGTCTTGTGTATTGAGGGCCTTCAAGATAAGAAGAGGCAAAGGATTCATCCTTCAGGGATTCTGGATTTCCCAAAACACCTGGGAT encodes:
- the rplS gene encoding 50S ribosomal protein L19; translation: MKIEGIEKGVIKKLPKFNAGDEVEVSLKIKEGDKERIQHFTGIVIAKRGEGVGKTFTVRKISYGIGIERIFPLHSPVIAKIKVKKRGRVRRAKLYYLKERKGKRALEVKTYK